One stretch of Streptomyces peucetius DNA includes these proteins:
- a CDS encoding ferrochelatase, with amino-acid sequence MSDLRDPAPYDALLLLSFGGPEGPDDVVPFLENVTRGRGIPKERLKEVGQHYFLFGGVSPINEQNRALLDALRKDFTEHGLDLPVYWGNRNWAPYLTDTLREMTDAGHRRIAVLATSAYASYSGCRQYRENLADALATLEGEGRELPRVDKLRHYFNHPGFVRPMIDGVLASLADLPEDVRTGAHLAFTTHSIPTSAADSSGPVGEHGDGGAYVRQHLDVARVIADAVAEETGVEHPWELVYQSRSGAPHIPWLEPDICDHLEALHGSGAPAVVMVPIGFVSDHMEVLYDLDTEATAKAAELGLPVRRSATVGADPRFADTVRDLLLERAATERGVPAERCALGALGASHDLCPVGCCPARAPKPAAAGADSPYA; translated from the coding sequence ATGTCCGATCTGCGCGATCCAGCTCCCTACGACGCACTCCTGCTGCTCTCCTTCGGCGGCCCCGAAGGCCCGGACGACGTGGTCCCGTTCCTGGAGAACGTGACCCGTGGCCGCGGCATCCCCAAGGAACGGCTGAAGGAAGTGGGGCAGCACTACTTCCTCTTCGGCGGCGTCAGCCCCATCAACGAACAGAACCGGGCCCTGCTGGACGCCCTGCGCAAGGACTTCACCGAGCACGGCCTGGACCTCCCGGTGTACTGGGGCAACCGCAACTGGGCGCCGTACCTCACGGACACGCTGCGGGAGATGACCGACGCCGGCCACCGGCGCATCGCCGTCCTCGCCACCAGCGCCTACGCCTCGTACTCGGGCTGCCGCCAGTACCGGGAGAACCTCGCCGACGCCCTCGCCACCCTGGAGGGGGAGGGGCGGGAGCTGCCGCGCGTCGACAAGCTGCGGCACTACTTCAACCACCCCGGGTTCGTACGCCCCATGATCGACGGCGTTCTCGCCTCGCTCGCCGACCTTCCGGAAGACGTCCGGACCGGCGCGCACCTCGCCTTCACGACGCACTCCATCCCGACGTCCGCCGCGGACTCCTCCGGCCCGGTCGGCGAACACGGAGACGGCGGCGCGTACGTACGCCAGCACCTCGACGTGGCCCGCGTGATCGCCGACGCCGTCGCCGAGGAAACCGGCGTCGAGCATCCGTGGGAGCTCGTCTACCAGTCCCGCAGTGGTGCCCCGCACATCCCCTGGCTGGAGCCGGACATCTGCGACCACCTGGAGGCGCTGCACGGCTCCGGGGCGCCCGCGGTGGTCATGGTCCCCATCGGCTTCGTCTCCGACCACATGGAGGTCCTGTACGACCTCGACACGGAGGCGACCGCCAAGGCCGCCGAACTGGGCCTGCCGGTACGCCGGTCCGCCACGGTGGGTGCCGATCCGCGGTTCGCCGACACGGTGCGCGACCTCCTCCTGGAGCGGGCCGCGACCGAGCGGGGCGTCCCGGCGGAGCGCTGCGCTCTCGGCGCCCTCGGCGCGAGCCACGACCTCTGCCCCGTCGGGTGCTGCCCGGCCCGTGCGCCGAAGCCCGCGGCGGCCGGCGCCGACAGCCCCTACGCGTGA